Proteins encoded within one genomic window of Rhizobium acidisoli:
- a CDS encoding GHMP kinase translates to MIVSSAPFRVSFAGGGSDIASYYRRQAGAVLSCAIAKYSFVIVHNYFNENKYHLKYTRTELAETLEEIAHPLLREALRMHRVDPGIEVASVADIPSGTGLGSSSSFSVALINALYAHRSRFASKDQLAEEACKLEIDILKEPIGKQDQYAAAHGGLNFIEFNSNGSVNVQPVVLSSEKMAELESNILLFFTGSQRDTRSVLSTQVQAMEADEEKFRTVERMVQLAYEMRDILMSGDLGAFGEALHRGWMMKRSLTSKITNSAIDEFYDAARAAGAIGGKLAGAGGGGFLVLYCPKDRQEKVRQALSQLKEIEFRFDWSGARIAFAQ, encoded by the coding sequence TTGATCGTTTCATCCGCACCTTTTCGGGTCAGCTTCGCCGGCGGCGGCTCGGACATAGCGTCCTATTACCGCCGTCAGGCGGGCGCGGTACTGTCCTGTGCGATCGCCAAATACAGTTTCGTGATCGTGCACAATTATTTCAATGAAAACAAATATCATCTGAAATATACGCGCACCGAACTTGCCGAGACGCTTGAGGAGATTGCGCATCCGCTGCTGCGCGAGGCACTTCGGATGCATCGGGTCGATCCCGGCATCGAAGTCGCTTCCGTCGCCGACATTCCCTCCGGGACGGGGTTGGGATCATCCAGCTCCTTTTCCGTGGCGCTGATCAACGCGCTCTATGCTCACAGGTCGCGTTTTGCCTCCAAGGACCAGCTGGCGGAAGAAGCCTGCAAACTCGAAATCGATATCCTCAAGGAGCCGATCGGCAAACAGGACCAATATGCAGCCGCTCATGGCGGCTTGAACTTCATCGAATTCAATTCCAATGGCAGCGTGAATGTTCAGCCCGTCGTCCTCAGCTCTGAAAAGATGGCGGAGCTTGAGAGCAACATCCTGTTGTTTTTCACCGGAAGCCAGCGCGATACGCGCTCTGTGCTGTCGACGCAGGTGCAGGCCATGGAGGCGGATGAGGAAAAGTTCCGGACCGTCGAGCGCATGGTGCAACTGGCTTACGAAATGCGCGACATCCTGATGAGCGGGGATCTCGGCGCCTTCGGCGAAGCGCTGCATCGCGGATGGATGATGAAAAGATCGCTGACCTCGAAGATCACCAACAGCGCGATCGACGAGTTTTACGATGCGGCCCGTGCTGCCGGCGCCATCGGCGGCAAGCTGGCAGGTGCTGGCGGAGGGGGCTTTCTCGTCCTCTATTGCCCGAAAGACCGCCAGGAAAAAGTGCGCCAGGCGCTGTCGCAGCTCAAGGAAATCGAGTTTCGCTTCGACTGGAGCGGCGCGCGCATCGCCTTTGCACAATAG
- a CDS encoding HAD-IIIA family hydrolase: MGSEDAIRQAIIIAGGLGTRARSMTGDVIPKALLPLAGVPIILRQIRTLAREGIRHVRVLGGHLGSQLEPALGPEAEKLGIKIEVFVEKSPLGTAGCLTTLDVTAGDVLIVYGDMLFDIDLSALTRHRQQFPAALTIIAHPNDHPRTSDLVVQKSGYLQRLLPRKTPRDSDWRNLVPAGLYVASEQFFQALVPGQTADMIHDVIPRLLERSVPIAIYDTPEYMKDTGSPNRHAAAEEDLRQERLHAAHLSVRRAAVFFDCDGVLNEDVGGHGVIHPDQVKLIDRAGEAVRLAREAGFLTIAVTNRPQVAKGFVDEAGLDHALGRLEAMLAEDGGVLDRIYFCPHHPDKGFPNEVAALKIDCACRKPGDLMIRQAMSELPVEKSKSIIIGDSLRDIGAGRKAGIWAYGVRTGYGLRDEKSYPTVETEIPHADLVFDTVYDAVRFQCGYQDIGKALSGAIDERLSDTAGPLLVSICGRSRSGKSTFAHAVQRVLSETGRRVLRLELDRWILPLEHRRPDMNAEERSMVELYPEIVSMLRRSGQVEAPGYDAASRGRLRGTTAYDARDAEIILLDGIFAGHASVREQVDMSVFVEASQQSLLNRFHTFYAWKGLTPVAVEELWQSRIQEEWPRIDLQRTSADIVINLEEAIL; the protein is encoded by the coding sequence ATGGGTTCTGAGGACGCGATCCGCCAGGCGATCATTATTGCGGGTGGCCTTGGAACACGCGCGCGCAGCATGACGGGCGATGTTATCCCGAAGGCCCTTTTGCCGCTCGCCGGCGTGCCGATCATTCTGCGGCAGATCCGCACCTTGGCTCGCGAAGGTATCCGGCATGTGCGCGTGCTCGGCGGTCACCTCGGCAGCCAGCTCGAGCCTGCCCTCGGCCCGGAAGCCGAAAAACTCGGTATCAAGATCGAGGTCTTCGTCGAGAAATCTCCGCTCGGCACGGCAGGCTGCCTGACAACTTTGGACGTGACGGCCGGCGATGTCCTGATCGTCTATGGCGACATGCTTTTCGATATCGATCTGTCGGCGCTGACGCGTCATCGCCAGCAATTTCCCGCCGCCCTGACCATCATCGCTCACCCCAACGACCATCCCCGCACATCCGATCTCGTCGTCCAGAAGAGCGGTTATCTCCAGCGTCTTTTGCCCCGCAAAACGCCGCGCGATTCGGATTGGCGGAATTTGGTGCCGGCCGGTTTGTATGTGGCCTCCGAGCAATTTTTCCAGGCGCTCGTGCCGGGTCAAACGGCTGATATGATCCACGACGTCATTCCCCGCCTCCTCGAACGGTCCGTTCCGATCGCGATTTATGACACGCCGGAATATATGAAGGATACCGGGTCGCCGAACCGGCATGCTGCCGCGGAGGAGGACCTCCGGCAGGAACGGCTTCATGCGGCGCATCTGTCGGTGCGAAGGGCCGCGGTTTTCTTCGATTGCGACGGCGTGCTCAACGAAGATGTCGGCGGCCATGGCGTCATACATCCCGACCAGGTGAAGCTGATCGACCGGGCAGGCGAAGCCGTGCGGCTCGCCCGTGAGGCAGGCTTCCTGACGATTGCGGTCACGAACAGACCGCAGGTCGCCAAAGGCTTTGTGGATGAAGCCGGGCTGGATCATGCTCTCGGTCGCCTCGAGGCCATGCTTGCCGAAGATGGCGGCGTCCTGGATCGCATTTATTTTTGTCCGCATCATCCGGACAAAGGATTTCCCAACGAAGTCGCCGCGCTCAAGATCGATTGTGCCTGCCGGAAACCGGGCGATCTGATGATCCGCCAGGCCATGTCGGAACTGCCTGTCGAAAAATCGAAATCCATCATCATCGGCGACAGCCTGCGCGACATCGGTGCTGGCCGCAAGGCGGGCATCTGGGCCTATGGCGTCCGGACCGGTTATGGCCTGCGGGACGAAAAGAGCTATCCCACCGTCGAAACAGAGATTCCGCATGCCGATCTCGTCTTCGACACGGTCTATGACGCCGTCCGCTTTCAATGCGGTTACCAAGATATCGGGAAGGCTCTGTCCGGCGCGATTGATGAGCGGCTTTCAGATACGGCCGGTCCGCTGCTCGTCAGCATATGCGGCCGTTCCCGCTCCGGGAAAAGTACGTTTGCACATGCCGTTCAACGCGTTCTCTCCGAAACAGGGCGCAGGGTGCTGAGGCTGGAACTCGACCGCTGGATACTGCCGCTCGAACATCGCCGCCCCGACATGAACGCGGAAGAGCGCAGCATGGTAGAGCTCTACCCCGAGATCGTCAGCATGCTGCGCCGTTCCGGACAGGTCGAAGCGCCCGGCTATGACGCGGCAAGCCGCGGCCGGCTTAGGGGTACCACCGCCTATGACGCTCGAGATGCCGAGATCATCCTCCTGGACGGCATCTTTGCCGGGCATGCGTCGGTCCGAGAACAGGTCGATATGTCCGTCTTCGTCGAAGCATCTCAGCAGAGCCTGCTGAACCGCTTTCACACGTTCTACGCCTGGAAAGGCCTCACGCCAGTTGCCGTCGAAGAGCTCTGGCAGTCGCGAATTCAGGAAGAGTGGCCGAGGATCGATCTGCAGCGCACATCGGCCGATATCGTTATCAATCTCGAGGAGGCAATCCTTTGA
- a CDS encoding SDR family NAD(P)-dependent oxidoreductase: protein MHALVTGGAGFIGSHLCDRLLALGYRVTAIDNLHLGRMRNIDHLMARPDFRFQQLDMLDREGMDQLVATDRPDAVFHLAANSDIAAGNANAELDLQLNQLTTTTLLAIMRKYEIGRLFFASTSAVFGEAEGNIHENHGPLRPISLYGASKLAAEAYLSVYALSFGIKTLVLRFPNVVGERSTHGAIYDFINRLKADPTRLQVLGNGRQTKPYLYVGDLVDAILLAWDKAPGAYEVFHASGIGETSVRDIAEIVVSKVAAGAAIEYGSEDRGWLGDVPRFSYDISRLVTLGWSPKRKSTEAVELAVERILANGF from the coding sequence ATGCATGCCTTGGTAACGGGAGGGGCCGGATTTATCGGCAGCCATCTCTGCGATCGTCTTTTGGCCTTGGGCTATCGGGTAACCGCGATCGACAATCTTCACCTCGGCCGGATGCGGAACATAGACCATCTGATGGCTCGACCGGATTTTCGCTTCCAGCAACTGGATATGCTTGATCGGGAGGGCATGGACCAGCTCGTTGCGACGGATCGTCCCGACGCTGTTTTCCATCTCGCCGCCAATTCTGATATTGCCGCCGGCAATGCCAATGCGGAACTCGACCTGCAGCTGAACCAGCTGACGACGACGACGCTGCTTGCCATCATGCGCAAGTATGAGATCGGCAGGCTCTTTTTCGCCAGCACCTCCGCCGTCTTCGGTGAAGCCGAAGGAAATATTCACGAGAACCACGGCCCCCTGCGGCCGATCTCGCTCTATGGCGCCAGCAAGCTTGCCGCTGAAGCCTATTTATCGGTCTACGCGCTGTCATTCGGCATCAAGACGCTCGTGCTGCGCTTTCCCAACGTCGTTGGGGAACGGTCAACGCACGGCGCGATCTACGACTTCATCAACAGGCTGAAGGCCGATCCGACGAGGCTTCAGGTGCTCGGCAACGGACGGCAGACCAAGCCCTATCTCTATGTCGGCGACCTCGTAGACGCCATTCTTCTGGCATGGGACAAGGCGCCCGGCGCCTATGAGGTGTTTCACGCCAGCGGCATCGGCGAAACATCCGTCCGGGATATCGCCGAAATCGTGGTTTCCAAGGTCGCGGCCGGAGCTGCCATCGAATATGGCAGCGAGGACCGCGGCTGGCTGGGCGACGTGCCACGCTTCAGCTACGACATAAGCCGGCTCGTAACCTTGGGCTGGTCTCCGAAGCGGAAATCGACAGAAGCCGTTGAACTTGCGGTCGAACGGATCCTGGCGAATGGGTTCTGA
- a CDS encoding lysylphosphatidylglycerol synthase transmembrane domain-containing protein: protein MTTSSSRALLRIGIPVLKVAVALGLVIWIARRVDFAEGWAAVRTLSATTIWVSVLLLLFQALLSAWRWCLLSEMIGQRLKMTGAMKLFMQSLFYNQALPSPIPGDAARIFGAVKYGLTVGEATLGVIMDRILTLFGLAVVALIGLIIMRAFYGHDFPIPYLAELTALGVVGTIASALVFIWRRHFFIRFLPAKLHALSAALQAFITHRRMVGIFLLTLVIHGLSVVSLEILVLGLGLPLDWGQAAAAFPPVLLIAMVPISVGGWGLREGGMIISLAVFGIGMTDAATLSVVFGLLQLVVGLAGGVFVLSRPHSGKIKAL, encoded by the coding sequence GTGACGACTTCATCCTCCCGAGCATTGCTTCGCATCGGCATACCGGTCCTGAAAGTGGCCGTGGCGCTGGGCCTCGTCATATGGATCGCGCGTCGGGTCGATTTCGCAGAAGGATGGGCTGCGGTGCGGACCCTGTCGGCGACGACAATCTGGGTCAGCGTCCTCCTTCTTCTCTTTCAGGCCCTGCTTTCGGCGTGGCGGTGGTGCCTTCTGTCGGAAATGATCGGGCAAAGGCTGAAGATGACGGGCGCCATGAAACTCTTCATGCAAAGTCTGTTTTACAATCAAGCTCTTCCAAGCCCCATACCGGGCGACGCCGCTCGCATATTTGGCGCGGTGAAATACGGCCTGACGGTCGGCGAAGCCACGCTCGGCGTGATCATGGACCGTATCCTCACGCTTTTCGGACTGGCGGTCGTTGCGCTGATCGGCCTGATCATCATGCGAGCCTTTTACGGGCACGACTTCCCAATTCCCTATCTGGCCGAACTCACCGCCCTTGGTGTCGTGGGAACAATCGCGTCGGCGCTGGTCTTCATCTGGCGTCGGCACTTCTTTATCCGGTTTCTGCCGGCAAAGCTGCACGCGTTGAGCGCCGCGTTGCAGGCTTTTATCACCCACCGGAGAATGGTCGGCATATTTCTGTTGACCCTTGTCATTCACGGCTTGAGCGTCGTCTCGCTTGAGATCCTCGTTCTCGGCCTCGGCCTGCCGCTCGACTGGGGCCAGGCGGCGGCCGCTTTCCCGCCAGTACTCCTGATCGCTATGGTTCCGATCTCCGTTGGAGGATGGGGCCTGCGGGAAGGCGGAATGATCATTTCGCTTGCCGTGTTCGGCATAGGCATGACGGATGCCGCAACGCTGTCGGTGGTTTTCGGCCTGTTGCAGCTTGTGGTCGGGTTGGCCGGTGGTGTATTCGTCCTTTCGCGTCCCCATTCGGGAAAGATCAAAGCGCTCTGA
- a CDS encoding glycosyltransferase family 2 protein, whose product MNFPRIHDPELTLLTPDDDVANPEVTILVPSLNEELTIGTFVDWCREGIAASGAAVEILIVDSSTDRTPEIARDRGARVLRTPKRGLGRAYIDAIPYVRGKFIIMGDADCTYDFRQIAPFIEAFRKGADFVMGSRFKGSIEDKAMPPLHRYFGTPLTTWILNRMFSSRFSDIHCGMRGISVDALLRMDLRSQGWEYASEMVLKSVHMELPTTEVPIHFLKDPEGRLSHMKRRGWMEPWRAGWRNLQAMFVYGFDFFLIWPGFLLLALGLIIMLPLLAGPMSIGGVRFSSNAMLFAMALAVLGQSMLVSAAIGRVIFDYSGHVQTRFERLLPYNTTIWGSVVAVLAGVFLAVPLFDSYVGNGYLLPEIGIETNWAVFGLWLIISAFQIFISGLMIRALGVMLPVKKPAPPLAG is encoded by the coding sequence ATGAATTTTCCCCGCATCCACGATCCGGAATTGACGCTTCTGACGCCCGACGATGACGTCGCCAACCCTGAAGTGACGATCCTCGTTCCCTCTCTCAACGAGGAACTGACGATCGGAACCTTCGTCGACTGGTGCCGCGAGGGTATTGCGGCGAGCGGTGCGGCTGTGGAGATCCTCATCGTCGACAGCTCGACCGATCGAACCCCGGAAATCGCCCGCGACAGAGGAGCCCGCGTGTTGCGGACACCGAAGCGCGGTTTGGGCAGAGCTTACATCGATGCCATTCCATACGTGCGCGGCAAGTTCATCATCATGGGTGATGCGGATTGCACCTATGACTTTCGCCAGATTGCACCGTTCATCGAGGCGTTTCGGAAGGGTGCCGACTTCGTGATGGGCTCACGGTTCAAGGGCTCGATCGAAGACAAAGCGATGCCGCCGCTGCATCGCTATTTCGGAACGCCGCTGACCACGTGGATCCTCAATCGGATGTTCAGCAGCCGCTTTTCCGACATCCATTGCGGCATGCGGGGTATCAGCGTCGATGCCCTGCTTCGCATGGATCTTCGGTCGCAAGGTTGGGAATATGCGTCGGAAATGGTGCTGAAATCAGTGCATATGGAGCTTCCCACAACGGAAGTGCCGATCCACTTCCTGAAGGATCCGGAAGGCCGGCTTAGCCACATGAAACGTCGGGGCTGGATGGAGCCGTGGCGCGCAGGCTGGCGCAATCTTCAGGCAATGTTCGTCTACGGGTTTGATTTCTTTCTGATCTGGCCGGGATTCCTGCTTCTGGCCCTCGGCCTGATAATCATGCTGCCGCTGCTAGCCGGACCGATGTCTATTGGCGGTGTGCGGTTTTCGTCCAATGCCATGCTGTTTGCCATGGCCCTGGCCGTCCTTGGTCAATCAATGTTGGTTTCGGCGGCAATCGGTCGGGTGATTTTCGACTATTCAGGACATGTGCAGACCCGATTCGAGCGACTCCTGCCTTACAATACAACGATCTGGGGATCGGTTGTCGCCGTTCTGGCAGGCGTGTTTCTGGCGGTTCCGCTCTTCGATTCCTATGTCGGGAACGGATACCTGCTGCCTGAGATCGGCATCGAGACCAACTGGGCCGTCTTCGGGCTCTGGCTCATCATCTCGGCGTTTCAGATCTTTATATCAGGTCTGATGATACGAGCCCTTGGGGTTATGCTGCCCGTCAAAAAGCCTGCGCCTCCTCTCGCGGGATAG
- a CDS encoding SIS domain-containing protein yields the protein MSHHENRSSGLGVTAGDLDRYFTFLRHALVNTTATRPAGKPLDYAAAVTESMQLARATHDAGRKIMFIGNGGSAAIASHMATDYSKNGGLRAMAMNDGATLTCLSNDLGYENVFAKQIDMHANEGDLLVAISSSGRSESITKAVRTARDKGCAVMTLSGFAPGNPLRDLGDLNFYVASDQYGYVEIAHLAICHAVLDFSCGLVPPTLS from the coding sequence ATGTCACATCACGAGAACAGGTCTTCGGGGCTCGGTGTCACAGCCGGCGATCTCGATCGCTACTTCACTTTTCTCCGCCATGCTCTGGTGAACACGACCGCCACGCGGCCAGCCGGAAAGCCGTTAGATTATGCGGCAGCGGTGACGGAATCCATGCAATTGGCCCGTGCCACGCACGATGCCGGCCGAAAGATCATGTTCATCGGCAACGGCGGCAGCGCGGCAATTGCCAGCCACATGGCGACGGACTACTCGAAAAACGGCGGGCTGCGCGCGATGGCGATGAATGACGGCGCGACGCTGACCTGTCTGTCGAACGACCTCGGCTATGAGAACGTCTTCGCCAAGCAGATCGATATGCATGCCAATGAAGGTGATCTACTGGTGGCAATCAGCAGCTCCGGGAGATCGGAAAGCATTACCAAGGCCGTCCGGACCGCGCGTGACAAGGGCTGCGCCGTGATGACCTTGAGCGGCTTCGCGCCGGGCAATCCGCTGCGCGATCTGGGTGACCTGAACTTTTACGTGGCTTCCGATCAATATGGTTATGTGGAGATCGCCCATCTGGCGATATGCCATGCCGTATTGGATTTTTCCTGCGGACTCGTTCCGCCTACCCTTTCCTGA
- a CDS encoding LacI family DNA-binding transcriptional regulator, with amino-acid sequence MSVEDKQKPQRNDRVTIRTVATHAGVSVAAVSKVMRNAYGVSEALRARVTDAIEALGYRPSRAARGLRGRSFTIGVLLIDIRNPFLPEVIAGVNAVLAPSHYQAMIGVSDARVQLETSLIESMIDYKMDGLILVAPRLPSEIIARFAVEIPIVAVGYHDAGATAFDTVNADDQRGAEIAVEALLACGYRDIEMLSLGEREGHAVSVVRQREIGYRRAMQRGGLGASAPIGKIPIASPKREAAMRKFLSRKDRPRAVFCWSDLDAITLLSLAMETGVRVPEDLAVIGYDNSSTAALGLVNLASIDQSGRELGQVATRTLISRIEGRTAPEHILQIPSLVSRGSLERSEGTKQG; translated from the coding sequence ATGTCAGTCGAAGACAAACAAAAGCCGCAACGAAACGATCGCGTGACGATCCGGACAGTGGCAACCCATGCAGGCGTCTCGGTCGCAGCGGTTTCCAAGGTGATGCGAAACGCCTACGGCGTCAGCGAAGCGCTGCGCGCCAGGGTGACCGACGCCATCGAGGCCCTCGGCTATAGGCCCTCGCGGGCAGCGCGGGGCCTGCGCGGCCGCAGTTTCACCATCGGCGTGCTGCTGATCGACATCCGCAATCCTTTCCTCCCGGAGGTGATCGCCGGCGTCAACGCGGTGCTGGCGCCTTCGCATTATCAGGCGATGATCGGCGTCAGCGATGCGCGCGTGCAACTGGAGACGTCGCTGATCGAATCGATGATCGACTACAAGATGGACGGCCTGATCCTCGTTGCCCCGCGCTTGCCCTCGGAGATCATCGCAAGGTTCGCGGTGGAGATCCCGATCGTCGCGGTCGGTTATCACGATGCCGGCGCCACGGCCTTCGACACCGTCAATGCCGACGATCAGCGCGGAGCGGAGATCGCGGTGGAAGCGCTGCTCGCCTGCGGCTATCGCGACATCGAAATGCTCAGTCTCGGCGAGCGCGAGGGGCATGCGGTGTCGGTCGTCCGCCAGCGTGAGATCGGCTACCGCCGGGCGATGCAGCGCGGCGGGCTCGGCGCCTCCGCACCGATCGGCAAAATTCCGATCGCCTCGCCGAAGCGGGAGGCCGCGATGCGAAAGTTCCTGTCGCGGAAGGACAGGCCGCGTGCCGTGTTCTGCTGGAGCGATCTCGACGCGATCACGCTGCTGAGCCTGGCAATGGAGACGGGCGTGCGCGTGCCCGAGGACCTCGCGGTCATCGGATATGACAATTCGTCGACCGCAGCCCTCGGACTCGTCAATCTCGCAAGCATCGATCAGTCGGGCAGGGAACTCGGTCAGGTCGCAACCCGGACCCTCATTTCCAGAATAGAAGGCCGCACCGCCCCCGAGCATATTCTCCAGATACCGTCTCTGGTCAGCCGCGGCAGCCTTGAGCGCTCCGAAGGCACAAAACAGGGCTGA
- a CDS encoding M24 family metallopeptidase: protein MSWQHPVPRITEDERQIRLAGLREAIDAEGLAGVLLGPTESLRYFTGLVWHPSERFLGALVTPTAVFYIVPGFERSRVETLPHLPGEILVWEEEESSAALISRLIVQGGRLALDDGLPLFFYHALAAAMGADRLADGGRVIRGLRRIKSPVEIALIQYAMNLTLEVHRQVHALLKPGISSSEVVDFIDRRHRQADADAGSTFCIVSFGAATSLPHGADGDQILGDDDVILVDTGCRIDGYHSDITRTYMLNGGNSAFERAWWIEREAQQAVFDAARIGAACSSLDDAARKVLAKHSLGPDYRLPGLPHRAGHGLGLEIHEEPYVVRGNHTPLAAGMCFSNEPMIVFPEKFGIRLEDHIYMTAEGPRWFTRPAAGPTEPFS from the coding sequence ATGTCGTGGCAGCACCCCGTACCCCGCATCACCGAGGACGAACGGCAGATCCGCCTCGCCGGTCTTCGGGAAGCGATCGACGCCGAAGGGCTGGCCGGCGTGCTTCTCGGCCCGACCGAAAGCCTGCGCTATTTCACCGGCCTCGTCTGGCATCCGAGCGAAAGGTTCCTCGGCGCACTGGTCACGCCGACGGCCGTTTTCTACATCGTTCCCGGTTTCGAGCGCAGCCGTGTCGAAACGCTGCCGCATCTGCCGGGAGAAATCCTGGTCTGGGAAGAGGAGGAAAGCAGCGCCGCGCTCATCTCCCGTCTTATCGTGCAGGGCGGTAGGCTCGCCCTCGACGATGGCCTGCCGTTGTTCTTCTATCATGCGTTGGCAGCGGCGATGGGCGCCGACAGGCTTGCCGATGGCGGCCGGGTGATCCGCGGCCTGCGCCGCATCAAATCACCCGTGGAGATCGCGCTCATTCAATATGCGATGAACCTGACGCTCGAGGTCCACCGGCAGGTGCATGCGCTGCTGAAGCCGGGCATCAGCTCATCCGAGGTGGTCGATTTCATCGATCGCCGGCATCGCCAGGCCGACGCCGATGCCGGCTCGACTTTCTGCATCGTCTCCTTCGGCGCGGCGACCTCGCTTCCGCACGGCGCCGACGGCGATCAAATCCTTGGCGACGACGACGTCATTCTCGTCGATACCGGTTGCCGGATCGACGGTTATCATTCCGATATCACCAGAACCTATATGCTGAACGGTGGCAACAGCGCCTTCGAGCGCGCCTGGTGGATCGAACGCGAGGCGCAACAGGCTGTCTTTGATGCCGCCCGCATCGGCGCCGCCTGCTCCAGCCTCGACGATGCCGCCCGCAAGGTGCTTGCCAAACATTCTCTTGGCCCCGACTACCGACTGCCGGGATTGCCGCATCGCGCCGGTCACGGCCTCGGGCTCGAGATCCACGAGGAGCCGTACGTCGTTCGCGGCAATCACACGCCGCTTGCCGCCGGCATGTGTTTTTCCAACGAGCCGATGATCGTCTTTCCCGAAAAATTCGGGATCCGCCTGGAAGACCATATCTATATGACCGCCGAAGGACCGCGCTGGTTCACCAGGCCGGCGGCCGGGCCGACCGAGCCATTCTCCTGA